CCACGAAAAACGCATTGGTGAACCTCTTTCTTTTATCCTTCCTAAAGGGGTCTGCCAAGAGAGCAGGGGTTAGTATGTCTATTTCTATGCAGTCGCTTGGCTCGACTTTGACTTCATTCAATTTCACGTCTTTTACCTTCCAGTAAGTATTGAAAACTCTCTTCTCCTCCAGGACTGTTAAAGCTTTTATAACTTCCTCACTTTTCCCTCCTACTTCGAAAGAGTAGGTCTCTCCTTCCTCAACTTCCATAAAAGTCGGTAGTGTCGAATACTTTATCATGTAATTTCCTCCTTTCTTCAGTGGTGATATTGAAATTCCCTTTGCGTCCCCTAGGAGGCTTTTCCCGACCTTGGAAGTGAAAGGTGGAATTATTGCGTTGGATGTAGGTGAAATATAGACCTCTGCAATTGCATACACATTTATCACCTTTTGTGTGATAATAACTCTTTTATGATGGCTATTGCAGAAGTCCAGTCTACTGTTTCCTTTCCCATGAAGCACACAGAGAAGACGTCTATAGTAGTAGCGACGTTGCCTTTGTGATTTACTGAAATTGTTATTGGCTTAACGCTCTCTGACAGCCCTAGGGCTATTAATATGGTGGAGTAAATTAGTACCTTGGTCATAGTAAATGGTAAATTTTCTGCAAGCGTTACTTCAATTATTGCATTACCTGCTAATACGTCAGGACACGCAATGGGGATGTTGCATAAGAGATCCCTCTGTGTGTCAGAGAAGTTTAGTTTAAGGTAGCTGTTTACTGCGTTTATTACGAAAGTCTTACTGGTTTTCCTGAGCGTGAGGTCTTGCTTACCGTAGTTTGTCCCCACAATAACCTCTGTAAGGTCCTTTGCTTCCCTATCCTTTTGTAAGCGTATTTTCTCATTAGCTGAAATGCTCAAGATTTTCCTTAGCTCTACCAATTCTAAGATCATCTCAAGCACCTCTAGTTATGCAGTTGAATATCCTTTCAGCCTTGTACTCTGTCATTACGTTATTAGGGACTTCCAAGTCTCTAATGTTTATACGTACTTCGTGGATGTCTATTTTCTTCAGTATTGCAGTGTAGTCCACTTCATGGGTTTCAGCATTATCAATCTTAGTTGTATCATGGTCTAAGTATCCTACAGCTACATATAATCTAGGATAGTGTAGCTTACCGCTTAAAATGCCTAAAGTCCCGTATAGAGTTGCCTCCACTATTCCTTTAAGTATTAACTTATTTGCTCTGCGTGCGAACGTCGACTTTATTTCTGCTACTTCTCCATTCACAGTTATTAAGTCAGCTTTGCCATGAATTCCTTCATACTGTAGATCTCTAACATCTTTCTTTACATAACCTAAGTACATTAGTTTTTTCTTTATTGCTTTTTCTCCCGATAACGTCTCTCCTACTGAAGGTAAAATTTCGAGAAGGTTGTTGGATATTGTTGTTACTGAATTTTCTGGTGGCAGTCTCGACTTTATCCTCTGTAGTTCTATTTCTTGATTTATGTTAACAGTCTTGTACTGCCTTGAGATTATGTAAATATCGTCTGATAGTTTGAAATAGTATGCGTCCTGTATAATGTTAGATACTCCTAAATAGTATGCACTCAGAGGCTCCATCATCATCGCCTCCTCACTGTGCAGTACTATGGTTTACTTCCTTCTTTTCGTTATTTTTATTTATATAAATTAGATTTATATAAATTAGACAGACTTCTTCTACGTCCATTTTAACCACTTTAATTCTTGATTTCTCCTAGACATTTATAAACTTTTTGATGTTAATTGCTTTGTTGTTAACCCTTAGGTGTTAAGCATTGTTTCTTAAATCAAGTTAATGGGTCAATGTTAGCCTTAGATAAAAATTGAACAAATCTGCTATAGCTGATAAACCTTGGTGAAAAAACTCTCATTCTGGGTAAAATGGACTGAGAAGCTAGTCTTTCTACTTTCAGTTCATTAGAGGTATTTATACTATTTATGCTATGGTTTTTAAGTTTAATTAGAGGGGATCCCCTATGCAGACCTCCTTCCCTTTCCTAAATTCTATGTGAAGCATTTTTTGTAATTCTCTTCCTAAAAGTGAAATTTCTCTACCTAAGATTGGGCTTTCAATAAACGTATCTAGTGTAATTTTACCTATTTTCACAAATGCTTTAGCAACTCTAGTCTTAACAATTCCGTTAATCGTCGCGTAAACTCTGGGGTTCTCCAATTCAATGGAATTAACTTTGCTGTAAACCGAAGGTGGAATTAAAAGGTAGCCAGAGAACCCCGTATCTATTAGTGCTTCAACTTCCACGGAATTCCCAGTATAAGGATCTGTTATGGTAATAGGTAAGATGGGCTTATCATTTATTCTAAAGCAATCGAGGACCATCCCCACTCTCCCATACCTTGCTCGTAATTCTTACTTCCTATCATACACTTTTTATGTCCTCTCCCTTTTTCTACTGCCTCCTTTTCGCTATCAAATGCTCCAATATATTCTCCGTCGCAAGCCAAAACGTATTTTCCTTCATTATACGCCTTTAATGCCTCGGGGTTAGTTTTAAGCACGACGTAATTGTAATCCCAGACACCTTCAGTTACGTTTAACCATAGTGATATTGCCTGCTGTATTGCCTCTGAAACGCTTATCCCTAATAAGGCAGCTTTAGCTTTTAACATCCTATAAAGCTGCTCATCCATGTTCTTTATCAGTACTTTCGTCGTCATATGTTAAACTAGGTAAGAAGTATAATAAAGGTTATCTCAATGAATTTTTCCACTAGTGTTCTTACTTTCATATAAATATTAATAATTAGAGTATTGAAACAATAAGTTTTGTGGTACTTTAGGTGTTAAGCCTTGTTTTTCTTAAATTCTAAATCGCGTTAATTTGAAAGAAAGTCTAATATCGACTTTAATAAAGATCTCCACAAAGCAGAAACAATAACAAGTACTGTTATCTAGAAAGAGTAAAGCATTTAATATATCCAAACTACTAATTCCTTGTGTCCCAGCAGATTTCGACTCAAAAGCTCCTAGATATGGCTACAGAAATAGCAGTTTCAGGAAAGAGAGAAAAAGGGTTTTCTTCCTCACAAATAAACTCCTTCATAGAATACGCACAACAGAGCAGGGACGTAAATCTCGTCTCTCTGTTTATAATAAGGCAGGCACAAAGGGGTCGCTTCATAAACACCGGAAAGCTTTTAGTTAAATACATTACGCAGTTAAACGACATAAACAAGGTAATAGAGCTTTTAGGTTACGTGAAGTGGTTGAGCGAATCAATAGAAGAAGTAAGAGTAGACTTCAACACTAAAAGCTTTCATGACTTGTTAAAACAAATAGTGCAGTGATAGATATGGACTTCTCTTCATTTCAATCCATATATGAAATAACCGGGAAATTGGCAAACCTTTCCTCACTAAGGATAGGCACCGGGAAAGTTTCACGTTTTGACGAACCTACAGATAACCCAGTGATAACTATTAACGGGAAACCTTACATCCCAGGCTCTACAATGAAGGGAGCTTTAAGGAACTTAGTGGAAATGTATTCAAAGACGCGCGGTTGGAACATAATTTACCCTTACGAGAAAGTCAACGCAAAAGACGAAGAAGAGGAAGAGAAAGCGTACGCGAATTGCATTCCCTGTTACTTATTTGGCTCTCCTGCTTTTGCCTCAAGGGTCTTTGTCTTCGACTCACCTATTTCTTCAGATTACGTGAGGACTTACAGGACAATGGTGGCAATAAACAGGACTTTTGGTGCGCAACAACCCAAGAACCTATACACTCTTGATTACATAGAGCCCGGAGCGTCTTTTGACTTCAGGATGAGGGTATTTAACGTAGACTTAGAAGAACCTAAAGAGGAAACAGAAAAGGAGGCAGTAGAAGCATTTAGGTTTGCGTTATCGCTCCTCATAAATGAAGGTATAATGATAGGAAATAGGAAAAGCATAGGACTAGGGTTAGTTAAGCTAGAAAACCCTACAGTAGTAAAGTTCACTTTGAAGGAAGGAATGCTAAAAGAGGAAAAAATAGAGGTAAAGAAGATCTTGGGTGAGAAGTGACGTTCTTACACGAAGAGCTAATAAGGAGAGTAGAGATTAAAGGGGTCGTAAGGAACGATTCTCCAATAAGGGTAGGTAGTAGGGACACAGTGGACTTTACTTCAACTGCACGTGTACAACTTTTAAAGAACTCATCCGGAGTACCTTACATTCCTGGCTCAACGTGGAAAGGAGTATTCCGCTCTACTGGGGAGGCAATTGCTAGAAAAAGAGGGCTTTACACCTGTACCGGGCTAACGAGGGAAACTTGCGTGGACAAAATACCGAACTTTCAAGACATCATTTCCTCCAATGTGGAAGAGGCTAAGAAGTTATTCTGGGAAAAGACCTGCATAAACTGTAAGGTTTTTGGTGCACAGTCAGTAATTTCTGCAGTTTACTTTTTCGATTCTTACCCACTAGACTATAAGATAGGAGTAAAGACTATCATAGCGGTAAGCAGGGAGAACGGCGCAGTAGCAAAAGGCGCTCTGGGGACCGCCGAGTATATTGAGCCAAACTCCACTTTCACTTTCTTAATGCTTGGGGAGAACTTGCCAAATTACGCAATAGGTTATATACTGTCTATAATGAAGGCTTTGCACGGTGGAGTTTACCAAGTTGGAGGTTATAAGAGCAGAGGGTTCGGTTTCGTTAATTTTGCGAAGGTAGAGCTAAGAGTATCACACTACACTGAAAAGAGTGGGTCGGGAAATTCCCTCTCACCACTTGACGACTTTGATCTAAAGGCTGATTACACTCCAGGAGAGATGAATGGGGACGAGTTCTTCAATAAGAATTCCTCGTTAATAGAGGTGTTTAACCATGCAGGGATCAAATACCCAATGTAGATCTCCTCCAACTCCCAGAAACCAGGGAGAAAAGAGGAAGGTGCACGTAAAGATTAACGTAATATCTGAATATCTGCATATATCCGAGAACCCGAAGCCAATGCCTTCGGAAATTAAAAAGAACTCTGCCGTTATTTCGCAATTCATACAGACAGGTAGAGCGGAAGTTGCGGTAGAGAGGGACTTCGTTCACTTTACCAGGGTAGGAGATGATATAGCAATCCCAGCTAACACTGTAAGGGGAGCAGTAAGGAGTAGGCTTGAGGTACTTTACGATTGTTCTTGTTACAACTTTTTAGGCAACAGACCTTCAACAACTGTCTCAAGAAAATATAAGGAAATATTTAGACCGAAGAGGAAACACAGCGACAACTTCGAGGAAGAAGGAGTCGTGTGCCCGGTATGTAACGTTTTCGGCACTGCAGGTTTAGCTAGTAGGATAACTTTTACAGACTTTAAGCTAACCAAGGGTAACGTAAAGTTCCTTAACATGCAGGGGTTCACATACGAGGTAGTCACTAGAGGTTCAACCTTTGAAGGTGACGTAATAGGTAACCTCACTATGGAGGAGTGGGGGATGTTACTCTGGGGAATGGGTTGTAGGAAAGGTAAATTTAAGGTGATGCTTATGGGTAGGTTTAAGTTCCAGAGGAAGGACTTCGCAAGAGTAAAATTTGAAG
This genomic interval from Acidianus sp. HS-5 contains the following:
- the csx7 gene encoding CRISPR-associated RAMP protein Csx7, with amino-acid sequence MDFSSFQSIYEITGKLANLSSLRIGTGKVSRFDEPTDNPVITINGKPYIPGSTMKGALRNLVEMYSKTRGWNIIYPYEKVNAKDEEEEEKAYANCIPCYLFGSPAFASRVFVFDSPISSDYVRTYRTMVAINRTFGAQQPKNLYTLDYIEPGASFDFRMRVFNVDLEEPKEETEKEAVEAFRFALSLLINEGIMIGNRKSIGLGLVKLENPTVVKFTLKEGMLKEEKIEVKKILGEK
- a CDS encoding clan AA aspartic protease, coding for MVLDCFRINDKPILPITITDPYTGNSVEVEALIDTGFSGYLLIPPSVYSKVNSIELENPRVYATINGIVKTRVAKAFVKIGKITLDTFIESPILGREISLLGRELQKMLHIEFRKGKEVCIGDPL
- the csx7 gene encoding CRISPR-associated RAMP protein Csx7; translation: MTFLHEELIRRVEIKGVVRNDSPIRVGSRDTVDFTSTARVQLLKNSSGVPYIPGSTWKGVFRSTGEAIARKRGLYTCTGLTRETCVDKIPNFQDIISSNVEEAKKLFWEKTCINCKVFGAQSVISAVYFFDSYPLDYKIGVKTIIAVSRENGAVAKGALGTAEYIEPNSTFTFLMLGENLPNYAIGYILSIMKALHGGVYQVGGYKSRGFGFVNFAKVELRVSHYTEKSGSGNSLSPLDDFDLKADYTPGEMNGDEFFNKNSSLIEVFNHAGIKYPM
- a CDS encoding ribbon-helix-helix domain-containing protein, yielding MTTKVLIKNMDEQLYRMLKAKAALLGISVSEAIQQAISLWLNVTEGVWDYNYVVLKTNPEALKAYNEGKYVLACDGEYIGAFDSEKEAVEKGRGHKKCMIGSKNYEQGMGEWGWSSIALE
- a CDS encoding RAMP superfamily CRISPR-associated protein translates to MQGSNTQCRSPPTPRNQGEKRKVHVKINVISEYLHISENPKPMPSEIKKNSAVISQFIQTGRAEVAVERDFVHFTRVGDDIAIPANTVRGAVRSRLEVLYDCSCYNFLGNRPSTTVSRKYKEIFRPKRKHSDNFEEEGVVCPVCNVFGTAGLASRITFTDFKLTKGNVKFLNMQGFTYEVVTRGSTFEGDVIGNLTMEEWGMLLWGMGCRKGKFKVMLMGRFKFQRKDFARVKFEVDDQDLIKACEEFENKNSRYLHDVEEDWK
- a CDS encoding CRISPR system precrRNA processing endoribonuclease RAMP protein Cas6, whose protein sequence is MYAIAEVYISPTSNAIIPPFTSKVGKSLLGDAKGISISPLKKGGNYMIKYSTLPTFMEVEEGETYSFEVGGKSEEVIKALTVLEEKRVFNTYWKVKDVKLNEVKVEPSDCIEIDILTPALLADPFRKDKRKRFTNAFFVVFAVNFMDHFKLTREEYSKLALSLEGKVREEPSTMSYAKVIYAGKEVVGIVGKFRYTVIEDESILKALENAVAKGIGSSRRNGFGRISLKGCI